Within Kutzneria chonburiensis, the genomic segment CCGTCAGGCGTCGTTGGAGGAGCTCGGCCAGCTGTCCGAGCCGCCGATGACCAAGGACGCCGTCGCCGGCCGGATCCGCCGGCTGTTGGCCATGGCGGACAAGCGCGCGCACGAGCTCGGTCTGCCCGACACCGAGTCCGCGGTGACTCCCGAGATGTTGGAGGTCGAGGAGGCCGACGTCTGACCGGCCCAGATTCCCTCCAGCACCGGCAAAGCACGCAATCCGGTCGCTGAGCGGGCGCCACCCGATCCAGACCTTGCCGCCCGGGCGGCGCTGCCGCGACCATGGCTGCGCTCGTCGCTGAGGGGAACGTGACATGACCGAGGACCGGTTAGGCGATCAGGTCCGCACCCTGCTGCGAAACTCCGGCCGCGCCCGACCGTTCCGGCGGGGCGAGGTGCTGATCGTGGAGGGCGCGCCCAGCGACGAGGTGCTGCTGATCGAGACCGGCAAGGTCAAGGTGGTGCTGCACGGCCCCAACGGCGCCGATTCCATTCTCGGCTTCTACGGCGCCGGCGAGCTGATGGGCGAGATGGGCGTGATGGGGGAGCGGCCGCGCAGTGCCGACGTCATCGCCCGCACGCCCGGCATCGCCCTGCACGTCGACGCGCACACCTTCCGCACCCTGCTGCGCGATCACCCGGTGCTGGCCGCCTACGTCACCGACGTGTTGAGCAAGCGGCTGTTCCAGGCCGACCAGCGGCAGCGGCTGCACGCCTCGTTCGAGGTGTCGGTCCGGGTGGCCAAGCAGCTGTTGAGCTGGGCTCAGTCCTCCGGCGAGGCCGTCGCCGGCGGCGGGCTGCGGGTGAAGGGCCTGACCCAGCTGGAGATCGCCCAGTTCGTCACCGCCTCGGCCAAGACCGTCGACCACGTGCTCAAGCAGCTGCGCTCGGACAAGCTGCTGGAGACCGGCCGCCGCAGCTACCTGCTGCCCGATCCGTCGCTGCTGGAACGCTGCCTGGCCGACCCCGAATGGCGGCCCGGTCGGGGCGATGTCTCCCGCTTTTCCGGGAGACCGGACACCTTCGCCCAACCAGACTCCACACGTGCCTGCTGACGCGCAGCCTGGAGGAGCCGTGGAGTCGATCGTCCCCGAAATCCGGACCCTGCTCGGGGTCGACGTGATCGACTCGGCCCGGACCGCGCCGCACCTGCGGCCGCAGGTGCCGGCGGTGCTGGAGACGCTGCTCTCGGCGGGCATGGCCGCGGTCGGGATCTCCCGGGACGAGGCCGTGGACGCGCAGTACACCGGCGACGGCTGGCTGTACGCGTTCCCGATCGGGTTGCTGGGCCGGGTGGTCGACCTGGGTCAGGCGCTGGACGGGATCGTCGCCGAGCACAACAAGTGGAACAAGCTGGAGCTGCGGCTGCGGCTGGCCGTCGACGCCGGGCCGCTGCCCGACACCCAGGGCTTCCACGCCGCGAACATCGCCCGCGCCCGGCTGCTGGAGGCGCCGGCGTTCAAGCTGCTGGCCCGGGAGTGCATGGCCGCCCGCCCGGACGGCTCGATGAGCACGGCGATGATCATGTCCGACACCGCGTACCGGACCACCTTCGACGGGGCGTACGCCAAGGTCGCGCGGGCCACCGACTTCGCGTCGCTGGCCGTGACCAACAAGGAGTTCACCGCCCGCGCCTGGGTCGCGGTGCCCGGTTTCGACGCCAGGACCCTCGCCGAGATGGCCGAGCAGGACGGCACGGCGGCATCTGCACCGGTCGAGGAGAGCGAGCCCACACGCCGCGGCCGTGTGAAGAACACCATCAAATCGAACTCCGGCCACGCCGTGCAGGCCGACTCCATCACCGGCGGCATCACCTTCGGCCGCGGCCCCCACTGACCCCCGCCGCCCACGTTTCCCGCTTGGCGCACAGCGCCTTGCGGGAATTTCCGCCGGCCTCGGTCTGGATCAATTCACCACGGTTCCCTAGCCCGAACGGAGCAGTGTCTGCTGGCTCGATCAAGAAAGCTGCCATACCACTGTGACCAGCGCTACTTCGTAACGCTAGTGTTGCCGG encodes:
- a CDS encoding Crp/Fnr family transcriptional regulator; its protein translation is MTEDRLGDQVRTLLRNSGRARPFRRGEVLIVEGAPSDEVLLIETGKVKVVLHGPNGADSILGFYGAGELMGEMGVMGERPRSADVIARTPGIALHVDAHTFRTLLRDHPVLAAYVTDVLSKRLFQADQRQRLHASFEVSVRVAKQLLSWAQSSGEAVAGGGLRVKGLTQLEIAQFVTASAKTVDHVLKQLRSDKLLETGRRSYLLPDPSLLERCLADPEWRPGRGDVSRFSGRPDTFAQPDSTRAC